Proteins co-encoded in one Brassica rapa cultivar Chiifu-401-42 chromosome A02, CAAS_Brap_v3.01, whole genome shotgun sequence genomic window:
- the LOC103850745 gene encoding zinc finger CCCH domain-containing protein 52-like, protein MDTHKRGHSDTVSSSNSNVGFKRPKQDGNRTKQICRETGVKLPIVDHERGPNLKNVEIDGNYDQINEANGRMRELIRRFGSDPANSAPRSSYKSELCEKFAAGECNYGDRCHFAHGVAELRD, encoded by the exons ATGGATACTCACAAGAGAGGACACAGCGACACTGTCTCATCATCCAACTCTAACGTTGGATTTAAGAGGCCTAAGCAAG ATGGAAACCGTACCAAACAGATTTGCCGTGAAACAGGAGTTAAACTACCGATAGTAGATCATGAAAGAGGCCCAAACTTGAAGAATGTGGAGATTGATGGAAACTACGATCAGATCAATGAAGCGAATGGGAGGATGAGAGAGCTTATAAGGAGGTTTGGATCAGATCCTGCTAATTCTGCTCCCAGGAGCTCTTACAAATCGGAGCtctgtgagaaatttgctgctggGGAGTGTAATTATGGGGATAGATGCCATTTTGCACATGGTGTAGCTGAGCTGCGGGATTGA
- the LOC103850631 gene encoding gamma-tubulin complex component 3 codes for MKNEEEERVVMEEDDQQKASDLVHELVLRLLSQNPQTPNPDPSSPTFLKTLRFAHRILRSRLTPSVSPDASAIAESLKRRLATQGKSSDALAFADLYAKFASKTGPGSVNNKWSLLYLLRIVSEDNKLDSSLLLPNLNAAVSSSLGNKKTNGVLLVSKDPENLRDVAFREYANLIKEENEVTEEVLVRDVLYACQGIDGKYVKFNSEIDGYAVVDYINTPRATRTMVRTLSELGWLFKKVKSFISESMDEDVGTVGQAFCAALQDELSDYYKLLAVLEAQGMNPIPLVSESAGGSSSYLSLRRLSVWFAEPKVKMRLMAVLVDKCRVLRGGAMAGAIHLHAQHGDPLVHDFMMSLLRCVCSPLFEMVRSWVLEGELEDSFGEFFVVSHPVKVDLLWREGYNLHHGMLPSFISPSLAQRILRTGKSINFLRVCCDDHGWADAASEAAAASGTTTRRGGIGYGETDALEHLVAEAAKRIDKRLLDVLYERYKFKEHCLAIKRYLLLGQGDFVQYLMDIVGPKLSEPANNISSFELAGFLEAAVRASNAQYDDRDVLDRLKVKMMPHGSGDRGWDVFSLEYEARAPLDTVFTESVLSKYLRVFNFLWRLKRVEHALIGIWKTMKPNCITSNSFAKLQSSVKLQLLSALRRCQVLWNEMNHFVTNFQYYIMFEVLEVSWCNFAKEMEAAKDLDDLLAAHEKYLNSIVGKSLLGEESQTIRKSLFVLFELILRFRSHADRLYEGIYELQIRTKEPGRERNKTQDSSSSWISDGRKAITQRAGEFLQSMSQDMDSIAKEYTTSLDAFLSLLPLQQSVDLKFLFFRLDFTEFYSRLHSKGRES; via the exons atgaaaaacgaagaagaagaaagagtagTAATGGAAGAAGACGATCAGCAAAAAGCATCAGATCTAGTCCACGAGCTCGTCCTCCGCCTCCTCTCCCAAAACCCCCAAACCCCCAACCCCGATCCCTCCTCCCCTACCTTCCTCAAAACCCTCCGCTTCGCCCACCGCATCCTCCGCAGCCGCCTCACCCCCTCCGTCTCCCCCGACGCCTCCGCCATCGCCGAGTCCCTCAAACGCCGCCTCGCCACCCAGGGCAAATCCTCCGACGCCCTCGCCTTCGCCGATCTCTACGCCAAGTTCGCCTCCAAAACGGGCCCCGGCAGCGTCAACAACAAGTGGTCCCTCCTCTACCTCCTCCGAATCGTCTCCGAGGATAACAAACTCGATTCGTCGCTCCTGTTGCCCAATCTCAACGCCGCCGTTTCTTCGTCGTTAGGTAACAAGAAAACTAACGGAGTTCTGTTAGTTAGCAAAGATCCCGAGAATCTTCGTGACGTGGCGTTTCGAGAGTACGCGAATCTAATTAAAGAAGAGAACGAAGTCACCGAGGAGGTTTTAGTTAGAGATGTGTTGTACGCTTGCCAAGGGATCGATGGGAAGTACGTTAAGTTCAACAGCGAGATCGACGGTTACGCGGTGGTTGATTACATTAATACCCCTCGAGCTACCAGGACTATGGTTCGCACCCTCTCCGAGCTAGGCTGGCTGTTCAAGAAAGTCAAAAGTTTCATATCCGAGAGCATGGATGAGGATGTTGGTACCGTTGGACAAGCCTTTTGCGCGGCGTTGCAGGATGAGTTATCTGATTACTATAAGCTCTTAGCTGTGTTAGAAGCTCAGGGGATGAATCCTATCCCTTTGGTTTCTGAATCTGCTGGTGGGAGTAGTAGTTACCTTTCCTTGAGGAGGTTGTCTGTTTGGTTCGCGGAGCCGAAGGTGAAGATGAGGCTGATGGCGGTTTTGGTTGATAAGTGTAGAGTGCTGAGAGGGGGAGCAATGGCTGGGGCGATTCATCTGCACGCGCAGCATGGTGATCCGCTTGTTCATGATTTTATGATGAGTCTGCTGAGGTGTGTGTGTTCTCCGTTGTTCGAAATGGTGAGGAGCTGGGTGCTGGAAGGGGAGCTGGAGGATAGTTTCGGCGAGTTCTTTGTTGTTAGCCACCCTGTTAAAGTGGATTTGCTTTGGAGGGAAGGGTATAACCTTCACCATGGGATGCTCCCGTCCTTTATCTCTCCGAGTTTAGCTCAGAGGATTCTGAGGACGGGGAAGTCTATAAACTTTCTTCGTGTTTGCTGCGATGACCACGGATGGGCAGATGCTGCTTCGGAAGCAGCAGCTGCCTCCGGGACGACGACTAGGAGAGGAGGGATTGGGTATGGGGAGACTGACGCCCTTGAGCATCTTGTCGCCGAGGCGGCGAAGAGAATTGATAAGCGTCTGTTGGATGTTTTGTATGAGAGGTATAAGTTTAAGGAGCATTGTCTAGCGATTAAGCGGTATCTACTGCTTGGTCAAGGTGACTTTGTGCAGTACTTGATGGATATTGTGGGACCTAAGCTCTCTGAGCCGGCGAATAATATTAGCTCCTTTGAGCTCGCTGGGTTTCTCGAAGCTGCGGTTCGAGCTTCTAACGCGCAGTACGATGACCGCGACGTGCTAGACAGGTTGAAGGTGAAGATGATGCCACACGGGAGTGGAGACAGAGGCTGGGATGTGTTCTCGTTGGAATACGAGGCGAGAGCTCCGTTAGATACTGTCTTTACAGAGTCTGTTCTGTCGAAGTACCTGAGAGTGTTTAATTTTCTCTGGAGGTTGAAAAGGGTGGAACACGCTCTCATCGGGATTTGGAAGACTATGAAACCGAACTGCATCACTTCGAACTCATTCGCGAAGCTCCAAAGTTCGGTGAAGCTGCAGCTTCTCTCGGCGCTGAGGAGGTGCCAGGTTCTTTGGAATGAGATGAACCATTTCGTTACCAACTTTCAGTATTACATCATGTTCGAGGTGTTGGAGGTGTCGTGGTGTAACTTCGCGAAAGAGATGGAAGCTGCTAAAGACCTTGATGATCTTTTGGCAGCGCATGAGAAGTACCTCAACTCCATCGTTGGGAAGTCTCTTCTTGGTGAAGAGTCTCAGACCATCCGCAAATCGCTTTTTGTCCTCTTTGAGCTTATATTAAGGTTCAGGAGTCATGCAGATCGTTTGTATGAAGGAATCTACGAGCTCCAAATAAG AACTAAAGAACCGGGACGAGAGAGAAACAAAACGCAAGACTCATCAAGTTCATGGATCAGTGACGGCAGAAAGGCGATAACACAGCGAGCTGGAGAGTTTCTTCAAAGCATGAGTCAAGACATGGACAGTATTGCGAAGGAGTACACAACCTCACTAGATGCGTTCCTGTCTCTTTTGCCGCTCCAGCAATCCGTAGATCTCAAATTCCTCTTCTTCCGGCTAGACTTCACTGAGTTCTACAGCCGGTTGCATTCCAAAGGAAgagaaagttga
- the LOC103850632 gene encoding probable protein phosphatase 2C 68 yields the protein MFSWLARMALFCLRPMRRYGRMNRDDDEEEDDHEDSSGGDSLLWSRELERHSFGDFSMAVVQANEVVEDHSQVETGKGAVFVGVYDGHGGPEASRYISDHLFGHLMRLSKEHGGITEETLRAAYSATEEGFLTLVRRTCSLKPLIAAVGSCCLVGVIWKGTLLIANVGDSRAVLGSMSSTNRSNKIAAEQLTSDHNAALEEVRQELKSLHHDDPHIVVLKHGVWRIKGIIQVSRSIGDAYLKRPEFSLDPSFPKFHLTERLQRPVLSAEPCVYTRVLQTSDKFVIFASDGLWEQMSNQQAVEIVNKHPRPGIARRLVRRAMSIAAKKREMRYDDLKKVERGVRRFFHDDITVVVVFVDSELLMVEKATVPELSVKGFSRTVGPSKFSIFFS from the exons ATGTTCTCCTGGTTAGCAAGGATGGCTCTGTTTTGTCTGCGGCCGATGCGTCGGTACGGTCGTATGAACAGAGAtgacgatgaagaagaagatgatcacGAAGACTCCTCCGGAGGTGACTCGCTGCTCTGGTCTAGGGAGCTTGAGAGGCATTCTTTCGGTGATTTCTCCATGGCTGTCGTGCAAGCTAACGAGGTTGTTGAGGATCATAGCCAGGTGGAGACAGGGAAGGGAGCTGTCTTTGTTGGTGTCTATGATGGTCATGGTGGTCCTGAAGCTTCTAGATACATCTCTGACCATCTCTTTGGACATCTGATGA GATTGTCGAAAGAACATGGCGGCATTACAGAGGAGACTCTAAGAGCTGCATATTCCGCAACCGAGGAAGGTTTCCTCACGCTCGTGAGAAGAACTTGCTCGTTAAAACCGTTAATAGCAGCCGTTGGATCTTGCTGTCTGGTGGGAGTTATCTGGAAAGGAACCTTGCTTATCGCCAACGTTGGAGACTCCCGCGCTGTTCTTGGTTCCATGAGTAGTACTAATAGATCAAACAAGATTGCAGCCGAGCAGCTGACTAGCGATCACAATGCCGCGTTGGAAGAAGTAAGACAAGAGCTCAAGTCTTTGCATCATGACGATCCCCACATCGTTGTCCTCAAACACGGCGTGTGGCGCATCAAAGGCATCATCCAGGTGTCTAGATCGATAGGGGACGCGTACTTGAAGCGCCCCGAGTTCTCTCTCGATCCTTCGTTTCCAAAGTTCCATCTCACCGAACGGCTGCAAAGACCGGTCCTATCGGCAGAGCCGTGCGTGTACACGAGAGTCTTGCAAACGAGCGATAAGTTTGTGATATTCGCGTCGGATGGGCTGTGGGAGCAGATGAGCAACCAGCAAGCTGTGGAGATAGTGAACAAACATCCTCGTCCCGGGATAGCGAGGAGGCTGGTGAGGAGAGCGATGAGCATAGCTGCGAAGAAGAGGGAGATGAGGTATGATGATTTGAAGAAAGTGGAGAGGGGAGTGAGGAGATTCTTTCATGATGATATAACGGTGGTTGTGGTGTTTGTGGACAGTGAGCTTCTTATGGTGGAGAAAGCTACTGTTCCTGAGCTCTCCGTTAAAGGTTTCTCTCGTACCGTTGGACCTTCCAAGTTCAGTATCttcttttcttaa
- the LOC103850744 gene encoding protein trichome birefringence-like: MASNAVKYMPIHGGTTPAETRSFFSAVKPRKTSTLVYAFVITFVSFTLFLAFFSPSPNSSSPWSFSTTTPSSDNNTSGSHFSSIFSYIGKNSTLHAPAPENLTPVDKATTFESPNVNRTNPSQPLVSDKSPTLTSDDVRNQTAAPSRSEAPVSVDVTASSSSSVKQEVEKWSESLKNCEFFDGEWIKDDTYPLYEPGSCKIVDEQFNCISNGRPDKDFQKLKWKPKTCTLPRLNGGIMLEMLRGRRLAFVGDSLNRNMWESLVCMLKGSVKDESKVYEARGRYHFRGEAEYSFVFQDFNCTVEFFVSPFLVQESEIVDKKGTKKETLRLDLIGKSSEQYKGADIIVFNTGHWWTHEKTSKGEDYYQEGSNVYHELAVLEAFRKALTTWGRWVEKNVNPEKSLVFFRGFSATHFSGGQWNSGGACDSETEPIKNETYLTPYPSKMKVLESVLKGMRTPVTYLNITRLTDYRKDGHPSVYRKQILSDEEKKTPLLYQDCSHWCLPGVPDSWNEILYAELLLKLNQLG, translated from the exons ATGGCGTCGAACGCCGTCAAATACATGCCGATTCACGGCGGAACAACACCAGCCGAAACCAGAAGCTTCTTCTCCGCCGTGAAACCAAGAAAAACTTCAACTTTGGTTTACGCATTTGTAATCACATTCGTCTCGTTCACTCTATTCCTTGCCTTTTTCAGCCCTTCTCCGAACTCATCTTCTCCTTGGTCCTTCTCCACCACTACTCCTTCATCAGACAACAACACTTCAGGATCTCACTTCTCTTCCATTTTCTCCTACATTGGCAAAAACAGTACTTTACACGCACCGGCGCCGGAGAATCTCACTCCGGTTGATAAAGCCACTACCTTTGAATCTCCCAACGTAAACAGAACCAACCCGTCACAACCTCTGGTTTCAGATAAATCTCCGACACTAACCAGCGATGATGTTCGAAACCAGACAGCAGCTCCTTCGCGGTCGGAAGCACCCGTGTCGGTTGATGTGACGGCCAGCTCCAGCTCGTCAGTGAAACAAGAGGTGGAGAAATGGAGTGAGTCTCTGAAGAACTGTGAGTTCTTCGACGGTGAATGGATCAAGGATGATACGTACCCGCTTTACGAACCAGGTTCGTGTAAGATTGTCGATGAACAGTTTAACTGTATTTCAAACGGAAGACCCGACAAAGATTTTCAGAAACTGAAGTGGAAACCTAAGACATGTACTTTACCAAG GTTAAATGGAGGTATTATGCTGGAGATGCTTAGAGGAAGAAGGCTAGCGTTTGTGGGAGACTCTCTGAATAGGAACATGTGGGAGTCTCTGGTTTGTATGCTAAAAGGATCAGTGAAAGATGAGAGTAAGGTGTATGAAGCTAGAGGAAGATATCATTTTCGTGGGGAGGCTGAGTACTCCTTCGTCTTCCAG GATTTTAACTGCACGGTAGAGTTCTTTGTTTCACCGTTCTTGGTTCAAGAATCAGAGATTGTTGATAAGAAAGGAACAAAGAAGGAGACTCTTCGGCTGGATTTGATTGGGAAGTCCTCAGAGCAATACAAAGGAGCTGATATCATTGTCTTTAATACTGGACATTGGTGGACTCATGAGAAAACATCCAAAGG GGAGGATTACTATCAAGAAGGAAGCAATGTGTATCACGAACTCGCTGTACTTGAAGCTTTCCGTAAAGCTTTGACTACATGGGGTCGATGGGTTGAGAAGAATGTCAATCCTGAGAAGTCCCTTGTTTTCTTCCGGGGCTTTTCCGCCACACATTTCAG TGGTGGGCAATGGAACTCAGGAGGAGCATGCGATAGTGAAACAGAACCAATCAAGAACGAGACATATCTAACACCGTACCCGTCCAAAATGAAGGTGCTAGAGAGTGTGTTAAAGGGTATGAGAACTCCAGTCACGTATCTAAACATCACCAGATTAACTGACTACAGAAAGGACGGGCACCCATCAGTGTATAGGAAACAAATCTTATCAGACGAAGAGAAGAAAACACCGTTGTTGTACCAAGACTGCAGCCACTGGTGCCTCCCAGGAGTTCCAGACTCTTGGAACGAGATCCTCTACGCCGAGCTGCTCCTCAAACTCAACCAGCTTGGCTAA
- the LOC103850746 gene encoding F-box protein At1g30790-like, which yields MEVEILTRLPVKSLMKFLCVSKTWSSLIRSQTFAASYYARSYETRSRFRVFVHGGAQRLLIFSGEEETFSSSLDANLDMTVPSVTLALGGSKCTSVHGFFGCCHGSNFTICNPSTGQIITFPCKGPYTSLGYDPVDDQFKALTLVPALYSNPSFIVHEVITLGGRGGRGVVSRSNVTSPTYCPMTKGLNINGFMYFGAWAPSHRTTPVFVCFDVRYERILSFITTPKDVLVCEAFSILIEYKGKLAVIVPRPSGDPCFDCFDLWILEDVTKHEWSKQTFELPLSLPFTAGMGKRMISQGTNKAGEIICIC from the coding sequence ATGGAGGTGGAGATACTGACTAGATTACCCGTGAAGTCTCTTATGAAGTTCCTATGCGTGTCCAAGACTTGGTCTTCCCTTATCCGAAGCCAAACATTCGCCGCTTCTTACTACGCTAGGTCCTATGAGACGCGTTCGAGGTTTAGGGTATTCGTCCATGGTGGTGCCCAGCGTCTCCTCATCTTCTCGGGAGAGGAGGaaactttctcttcttctttggaTGCCAATCTAGACATGACAGTACCCTCAGTGACCTTGGCTCTCGGCGGCTCCAAGTGTACTTCCGTCCACGGCTTTTTCGGCTGTTGTCATGGTTCAAATTTCACTATATGTAACCCTAGCACGGGGCAAATCATTACCTTTCCCTGCAAGGGACCGTACACATCCTTGGGATACGATCCTGTTGATGATCAGTTCAAAGCCTTGACCCTGGTGCCAGCTCTGTATAGTAACCCTAGTTTCATAGTGCACGAGGTTATAACACTTGGAGgacgaggaggaagaggagtAGTATCTCGTAGTAATGTTACCTCTCCAACTTATTGCCCTATGACGAAGGGACTAAACATTAATGGTTTCATGTATTTTGGTGCTTGGGCTCCAAGTCACAGAACGACTCCtgtgtttgtgtgttttgaTGTTAGATATGAGAGGATACTAAGTTTTATCACAACGCCTAAGGATGTCCTGGTTTGTGAGGCTTTTTCAATATTGATAGAATACAAAGGGAAGCTAGCTGTCATCGTACCACGCCCTTCTGGTGATCCTTGTTTCGACTGTTTTGATCTGTGGATACTGGAGGATGTGACGAAACATGAGTGGTCCAAACAAACATTTGAGCTTCCCTTGTCTCTTCCCTTCACTGCTGGAATGGGTAAGAGAATGATCTCCCAGGGAACCAACAAGGCTGGTGAAATCATTTGCATTTGCTGA
- the LOC103850630 gene encoding kinesin-like protein KIN-7L, chloroplastic — protein MAPRQVPKSRKAGSSSKLKAANSSPASSTASSPILYQETSVDSHSSPTSSSVRSKAQYTGRVPQTASQSKENVTVTVRFRPLSPREIRRGEEIAWYADGETIVRNEHTQSIAYAYDRVFGPTTTTRQVYDVSAQHVVNGAMEGTNGTIFAYGVTSSGKTHTMHGDQRSPGIIPLAVKDAFDIIQETPRREFLLRVSYLEIYNEVVNDLLNPVGQNLRIREDEQGAFIEGIKEEVVLSPAHALSLIAAGEEHRHIGSTSFNLLSSRSHTMFTLTIESSPLGGNNEGEAVHLSQLNLIDLAGSESSKAATSGLRRKEGSYINKSLLTLGTVISKLTDRKASHVPFRDSKLTRLLQSSLSGHGRVSLICTVTPASSCTEETHNTLKFAHRAKHIEIQAAQNKIIDEKSLIKKYQNEIRQLKEELEELKQGIKPVSQLKDISEDNIVLLKQKLEEEEDAKAALLSRIQRLTKLILVSAKTPQTSRVSHRVVPRRRHSFGQEELAYLPYKRRDLMDEENLELYVSGEANPEIIDNDAFREEKKTRKHGLLNWLKLKKKDNSLGESSISDKSSAVKSNSTLSTPQGEGSNFHTETKLSEGSPLADQRLEPGEDIESLEDSSHEIETPEARRRTIDQMDILREQQKILSEEMALQSKSFKQLSEEATKAPENEEIKAEIINLNDDIKAKNDQIAELGKQILDFVMTSHDALDKSDIVQAVSEMRAQLNEKSFELEVKAADNRIIQEQLNQKTCECQALQEEVANLKQQLSDALELGDMRSITSHIQQNEEKVIQAQAFEIEELKLKAAELSELKEELELRNQKLAEESSYAKELASAAAVELRALSEEVASLMNRNERLAGDLAAAAHKSSPTPRGKTGNPRNGRKESPLVKRKEQESSLMELKRELSVIKEREVSFEAALVEKVQREAELQRTVEESKEREAYLENELANMWVLVAKLRRSQGDNSDISVSETRQTGHFGT, from the exons ATGGCGCCCAGACAAGTACCAAAGTCGAGAAAAGCTGGGTCTAGTAGTAAGTTAAAGGCTGCTAACTCTTCCCCTGCTTCTTCAACAGCCTCGTCTCCGATACTTTATCAAGAGACGTCTGTGGATAGCCATAGCTCCCCTACTTCTTCCTCTGTTCGAAGCAAGGCTCAGTATACAGGAAGGGTGCCGCAGACTGCTTCTCAGTCCAAAGAGAACGTCACTGTGACTGTTCGTTTTCGTCCACTCAG TCCGAGGGAAATTCGCAGAGGGGAGGAGATTGCTTGGTATGCAGATGGGGAAACAATTGTGCGGAATGAGCATACTCAGTCCATCGCTTATGCCTATG ATCGTGTTTTTGGGCCTACAACAACAACACGCCAGGTCTATGATGTCTCTGCTCAGCATGTCGTTAATGGTGCTATGGAGGGGACCAATG GGACCATTTTTGCGTACGGTGTGACAAGCAGTGGAAAAACTCACACTATGCAT GGTGATCAAAGATCTCCTGGTATTATCCCATTAGCCGTGAAAGATGCTTTCGACATTATACAAGAG ACACCAAGACGAGAATTTCTCCTACGTGTTTCATACTTGGAAATTTATAATGAG GTTGTCAATGATTTACTGAACCCAGTAGGACAAAATTTGAGGATCAGAGAAGATGAGCAG GGAGCTTTTATTGAGGGgattaaagaagaagttgtgctatCCCCTGCTCATGCGCTTTCTCTTATAGCAGCTGGAGAAG AGCACCGACATATTGGATCCACAAGTTTTAATTTGCTCAGCAGCCGGAGCCATACAATGTTTACCCTG ACCATAGAGAGTAGTCCCTTGGGTGGCAACAATGAAGGTGAAGCTGTACATCTCTCGCAGCTG AACCTCATTGATCTGGCAGGTTCCGAGAGCTCAAAGGCTGCAACCAGTGGTCTAAGGCGCAAGGAAGGGTCttatattaataaaagtttGCTGACTTTAGGGACG GTAATATCAAAGCTTACTGATAGGAAGGCTAGTCACGTACCATTTAGGGACTCTAAATTAACCAGGCTGCTTCAGTCCTCGTTGAGTGGTCATGGACGCGTATCT CTCATATGTAcagtgactcctgcatcaagcTGCACCGAAGAAACACACAACACACTAAAATTTGCCCATCGTGCAAAGCATATCGAAATTCAAGCCGCACAGAACAAG ATAATTGATGAGAAATCATTAATCAAGAAGTACCAAAACGAGATTCGCCAACTCAAGGAGGAGCTAGAGGAGCTTAAACAAGGAATTAAACCAGTTTCTCAGCTAAAGGACATTAGTGAAGATAATATTGTTCTCCTGAAGCAAAAA ctagaagaagaggaagatgctAAAGCAGCTCTCTTGAGTCGAATCCAACGGCTGACAAAACTAATTCTGGTGTCTGCCAAAACTCCACAAACATCAAGAGTTTCTCATCGTGTTGTTCCTCGGAGGAGACATTCATTTGGACAAGAGGAG CTTGCTTACCTACCATACAAGAGGCGTGATTTGATGGATGAAGAGAACCTTGAATTATATGTTTCTGGTGAAGCTAATCCTGAGATAATAGATAATGATGCGTTtagagaagaaaagaagacTAGGAAGCATGGACTACTTAATTGGTTGAAACTTAAG AAAAAGGACAACAGTTTGGGGGAATCAAGCATCAGCGACAAGTCGAGTGCGGTCAAGTCTAACAGTACACTGTCGACTCCTCAAGGGGAAGGCAGTAATTTTCATACAGAAACGAAACTTTCAGAAGGCTCACCATTGGCGGATCAACGCTTAGAGCCTGGGGAAGATATAGAATCCCTTGAAGACAGTTCTCATGAGATAGAGACACCTGAG GCGAGACGAAGAACAATCGACCAGATGGATATACTGAGGGAACAGCAAAAGATTTTATCCGAGGAGATGGCGCTACAGTCAAAGTCTTTTAAACAATTGTCAGAAGAGGCCACCAAAGCCCCTGAAAACGAAGAAATTAAA GCGGAGATTATAAACCTCAACGATGATATCAAGGCAAAGAACGACCAGATTGCTGAGTTAGGGAAACagattttggattttgtaatgaCATCACATGATGCACTGGATAAGTCTGATATCGTGCAG GCTGTTTCTGAAATGAGGGCTCAACTAAACGAGAAGAGTTTTGAATTGGAG GTTAAAGCTGCAGATAATCGTATCATTCAGGAACAACTCAACCAAAAG ACATGTGAATGTCAAGCGTTGCAAGAAGAGGTTGCAAACCTAAAGCAGCAGCTCTCTGACGCCCTGGAACTTGGAGATATGAGATCGATCACAAGTCACATACAACAAAATGAGGAAAAAGTCATACAAGCACAG GCATTTGAGATTGAGGAGCTTAAACTGAAAGCTGCAGAGCTAAGCGAGTTAAAGGAAGAGCTAGAACTCCGAAACCAGAAACTCGCGGAAGAGAGTTCATACGCGAAAGAGCTCGCTTCAGCGGCTGCAGTTGAGCTCAGGGCATTGTCTGAGGAAGTAGCAAGCCTTATGAACCGCAACGAGAGGCTGGCAGGTGATCTAGCTGCAGCAGCGCATAAGAGCTCGCCTACACCTCGAGGCAAGACAGGGAACCCGAGGAACGGAAGGAAAGAGAGTCCTCTTGTAAAGAGGAAAGAGCAAGAGAGCTCGCTGATGGAACTGAAGAGAGAGCTTAGCGTGATCAAAGAGCGTGAAGTTTCGTTTGAAGCTGCTCTCGTTGAGAAAGTTCAAAGAGAAGCAGAGCTGCAGAGAACAGTAGAAGAGTCTAAAGAAAGAGAAGCGTATCTGGAGAATGAACTTGCTAATATGTGGGTTCTTGTTGCCAAGCTGAGGAGATCCCAAGGAGATAATTCAGATATCTCAGTGTCAGAGACAAGACAAACCGGTCACTTTGGGACTTAG